Part of the Bacteroidia bacterium genome, TCTTGTAAATAATTTCCCTCTGAACTTTCTGTTTGCCCGCCTAACAAAACAACCTTCTCGCCTAGCTTCTCTATCAATGTTTCAATATGATGTAAAGGATACTTTTTAGTAAAATACGTGCCGCTTAAAACTATGGAAATTCGCGGCAATGCTGGATAAAGACAATCTATTTTTTTCGTCACTGCCTGTGGAATAAAAAAGTCTAAACCTTGATTGTCGTTTTGAATATCAAAGTATTTGAGTGTACTTAGGTAACGGTCAACAATGTGGATATTGGGCATTAAGTTAATTTTCAAATTTGTGTATAGCCATTTTTTGAGGTTGAGTTTTGGAAAGCTAAACTTTTTACCTGAAATCAAAAATTTAATTTGAAAAGTACGCAGGTTATTGTGCAGGTCTATCACGTAGTCATATTTAGGAAGTTGTTGTACAAATGAGAAAACGGACTGTTTAGGGGATAGCGTATAAATTTTGTCAAGGTAGGGATTGTGGCGGATGCATATTTCGTATTGTGTTTTGGTCGCATAGTCAATAGTGGCATGGGGAAATTTTTTTCTCAACAAGCGTATAACAGGAGTAGTAAGAACAATATCGCCAATAGCACTAAACCGCAAAATGAGAAACCGCATAGATTGCAAGTTGGCTATATTTTCTTAATCTTGTATCATCATTTACAGTAATT contains:
- a CDS encoding glycosyltransferase family 9 protein, with the translated sequence MRFLILRFSAIGDIVLTTPVIRLLRKKFPHATIDYATKTQYEICIRHNPYLDKIYTLSPKQSVFSFVQQLPKYDYVIDLHNNLRTFQIKFLISGKKFSFPKLNLKKWLYTNLKINLMPNIHIVDRYLSTLKYFDIQNDNQGLDFFIPQAVTKKIDCLYPALPRISIVLSGTYFTKKYPLHHIETLIEKLGEKVVLLGGQTESSEGNYLQERFGSQVLNLCGQLDLLESAAVVNRTEIVISNDTGLMHIAAALKKYVISLWGNTVPEFGMYPYQTEHVILENRNLSCRPCTKLGYSQCPKKHFKCMEEIKPQSIVNVVWNYQNKKRL